From Oryza sativa Japonica Group chromosome 4, ASM3414082v1, one genomic window encodes:
- the LOC4336708 gene encoding protein IQ-DOMAIN 22 — MGWASRWLRGLLGGGKKPNSGSGDPKPAREKKRWGFGKSFREKSPAHPPPPPPPSAAVQRAVTPRRAYTASDEGDDEQSKRAIAVAAATAAVAEAAVAAAQAAAAVVRLTSSGRCAPAAAKREEYAAVRIQAAFRGYLARRALKALRGLVKLQALVRGNIVRRQAAETLRCMHALVRVQRRARACRAIRSQHVSAHPGPPTPEKYDQATHEGVPKHGRSGSLKGSSSKTPGSERLTRERSESCGRNWLDKWVEERYLDDEKNAKILEVDTGKPGRHASRRRSGSHHHHSSCSSMTSEQKSRSYATMPESPSKDSTTAQQSVPSPPSVGMAEALSPLLMAVDIAELCDSPQFFSATSRPGSSRSRAFTPTKSECSRSLFGGYSDYPNYMANTESFRAKARSQSAPKQRPQYEKSSSLRKASAHAFGPGSCAPVAQRTTASLHSKFTNKAYPGSGRLDRLGMPVKY, encoded by the exons ATGGGGTGGGCGTCCAGGTGGCTGCGCGggctgctcggcggcggcaagaagcccaactccggctccggcgacccGAAGCCGGCGAGGGAGAAGAAGCGCTGGGGGTTCGGGAAGTCGTTCCGTGAGAAGTCCCcggcccatccgccgccgccgccaccgccgtcggcggcggtgcagaGGGCGGTGACGCCACGGCGGGCGTACACGGCGTCGGATGAGGGGGACGACGAGCAGAGCAAGCGGGCCattgcggtggcggcggcgacggcggcggtggccgaggctgccgtcgccgctgcccagGCGGCCGCAGCCGTGGTGCGGCTGACGAGCAGCGGACGatgcgcgccggccgccgccaagcGGGAGGAGTATGCGGCTGTTCGGATCCAGGCCGCGTTCCGCGGCTACCTG GCGAGACGGGCACTGAAGGCGTTGCGAGGGTTGGTGAAGCTGCAGGCCCTCGTCCGCGGCAACAtcgtgcggcggcaggcggcggagaCGCTCCGGTGCATGCACGCTCTCGTCCGAGTCCAGAGGCGGGCGCGCGCGTGTCGCGCTATCCGCTCCCAGCATGTCTCGGCCCATCCC GGGCCACCGACGCCGGAGAAGTACGACCAGGCGACTCACGAGGGCGTGCCTAAGCACGGCCGTTCTGGTTCTCTGAAG GGGAGCTCGTCGAAGACGCCGGGAAGTGAGAGACTGACCCGGGAGAGGTCAGAATCTTGCGGGAGGAACTGGCTTGACAAGTGGGTGGAGGAACGGTATTTGGATGACGAGAAGAACGCCAAGATTCTCGAGGTGGACACCGGCAAGCCTGGGCGGCACGCCTCACGGAGGCGCAGCGGCAGCCATCACCACCACTCGTCATGCTCGTCCATGACATCCGAGCAGAAGAGCCGGAGCTACGCGACCATGCCGGAGTCTCCGTCCAAGGACTCCACGACCGCGCAGCAGTCCGTGCCCAGCCCGCCGTCGGTGGGCATGGCCGAGGCGCTCAGCCCGCTGCTCATGGCCGTCGACATCGCCGAGCTCTGCGACAGCCCGCAGTTCTTCTCGGCGACGTCGCGGCCGGGGAGCTCGCGGAGCAGGGCGTTCACGCCGACCAAGAGCGAGTGCTCGCGCAGCCTGTTCGGCGGCTACTCCGACTACCCGAACTACATGGCGAACACCGAGTCGTTCCGCGCCAAGGCACGCTCCCAGAGCGCGCCGAAGCAGAGGCCGCAGTACGAGAAGTCCAGCTCCCTCCGGAAGGCGTCGGCGCACGCGTTCGGACCCGGATCGTGCGCGCCGGTGGCACAGAGGACAACGGCCTCCTTGCATAGCAAGTTCACCAACAAGGCCTACCCTGGATCGGGCAGGTTGGATCGGCTAGGCATGCCCGTCAAGTACTGA